In the Synechococcus sp. Nb3U1 genome, one interval contains:
- a CDS encoding BMP family lipoprotein → MNWSLPSTLFPLKSLAIGLSVAALLGSAPTSAQEDTFKVGMVLVGPMQDGGWSQAHVEGSEYVMAKLPGVEFDYLDKVNPADRPNVRGSQVADDMIAQGAKVIIFTSDDHKDDALETARKYPEIAVIHASGDMAWQEGKNYIEQPNLANIMPQMEEMRMVAGCAAALGSETGKIGMLGPLINDETRRYAAAAYLGAKYCWDNYRDRPEELEFRVTWIGFWFNIPGVTLDPTKVADDFYNGGFDVVMSALDTPEAAVQGKRAAEAGQRVRYTGYGLATGCDFAPDICLGVSYYNWGPGYKEMIEAAKAGTFESEFVRPAIDWSDINNPDTSSAGFVIGDALGSEDRAKLEEFIAGLGDGSIELFKGPLNFQDGTPFLAEGEVASEADIWYLGQLLEGMDGASN, encoded by the coding sequence GTGAACTGGAGCCTTCCCTCTACCCTTTTTCCGTTGAAAAGTTTGGCGATTGGCCTATCGGTTGCCGCTTTGCTGGGATCCGCCCCCACTTCGGCACAGGAGGACACCTTCAAGGTGGGCATGGTGTTGGTGGGGCCGATGCAGGATGGCGGTTGGAGCCAAGCCCACGTCGAGGGAAGCGAATACGTCATGGCCAAGTTGCCTGGCGTGGAGTTTGACTATCTGGATAAGGTGAACCCAGCAGATCGTCCGAATGTGCGCGGATCCCAAGTGGCGGATGACATGATTGCCCAAGGGGCCAAGGTAATCATCTTTACTTCCGACGACCACAAAGATGATGCCCTCGAGACCGCCCGCAAATATCCTGAGATCGCCGTCATCCATGCCTCTGGAGACATGGCCTGGCAGGAAGGGAAGAACTATATCGAGCAGCCCAACCTGGCCAACATCATGCCCCAGATGGAAGAAATGCGTATGGTGGCGGGATGTGCCGCTGCCCTGGGATCCGAAACCGGCAAAATCGGCATGTTGGGTCCCCTGATCAACGATGAAACCCGCCGTTATGCAGCAGCGGCCTACTTGGGGGCTAAGTATTGCTGGGACAACTACCGCGACCGCCCCGAGGAACTGGAATTCCGCGTCACCTGGATTGGCTTTTGGTTCAACATCCCCGGTGTCACCCTAGATCCGACCAAAGTGGCGGATGATTTTTACAATGGTGGCTTTGATGTTGTGATGTCGGCGCTGGATACCCCCGAAGCGGCGGTACAAGGCAAGCGGGCTGCCGAGGCAGGACAACGGGTACGCTACACCGGCTATGGTTTGGCTACCGGATGCGATTTTGCCCCCGACATTTGCCTAGGGGTTTCTTACTACAACTGGGGCCCCGGCTATAAGGAGATGATCGAGGCTGCCAAGGCTGGCACTTTTGAGAGCGAGTTTGTCCGCCCAGCCATCGATTGGTCGGATATCAACAATCCCGACACATCTTCTGCTGGCTTTGTCATCGGCGATGCCCTGGGATCCGAAGATCGGGCCAAGTTAGAAGAGTTTATCGCTGGCTTGGGAGATGGCAGCATCGAGCTGTTTAAGGGACCGTTGAACTTCCAAGATGGCACGCCTTTCCTCGCTGAGGGTGAAGTGGCCAGCGAAGCCGACATTTGGTACCTTGGCCAACTGCTTGAAGGGATGGACGGCGCCAGCAACTAA